One part of the Vicia villosa cultivar HV-30 ecotype Madison, WI linkage group LG6, Vvil1.0, whole genome shotgun sequence genome encodes these proteins:
- the LOC131609852 gene encoding probable receptor-like protein kinase At1g30570 isoform X2 — translation MRDTRRFAMDELSHATKNFTDKNLIGEGKFGEVYKGLLQDGMLVAIKKRRGVTSQEFVDEVRYLSSIQHRNLVTLIGYCQENNLQFLIYEYVPNGSVSSHLYGASQQPRERLEFKHRLSIAQGAAKGLAHLHSLSPRLVHKNFKTSNVLVDENFISKVADAGLRNFLGRVEIVGSSSQVASDEIFLAPEVREFRQFSEKSDVYSFGVFLLELLSGKEATESPSINTSQNLVESVLSNQDSSTMSAIIDQRMESRFTAEGMESYILLLIKCLDPSSERRPSMSYVEMELDRILEKEMNLTTMMGEGTPTVTLGSQLFKSTK, via the exons ATGCGAGATACTAGGCGTTTTGCGATGGATGAACTCTCTCACGCGACAAAGAATTTCACTGACAAAAATTTGATTGGAGAAGGGAAATTCGGTGAGGTTTACAAAGGCTTACTTCAAGATGGGATGCTTGTAGCTATCAAGAAGCGCCGCGGTGTCACTAGTCAGGAATTCGTTGATGAG GTACGCTATCTTTCATCTATTCAACATCGGAATCTAGTTACTCTTATTGGATATTGCCAAGAAAACAATCTACAGTTTCTTATATACGAATACGTGCCTAATGGAAGCGTCTCCAGTCACTTGTATG GCGCTAGTCAACAACCACGAGAGAGGCTAGAATTCAAGCATAGACTCTCAATAGCTCAAGGTGCAGCTAAAG GTTTGGCTCATCTTCATTCTTTGAGTCCGCGTTTGGTGCATAAGAATTTCAAAACATCTAATGTTCTTGTCGATGAAAACTTCATTTCTAAGGTCGCGGATGCAGGGCTTCGTAATTTTCTAGGGAGAGTTGAAATTGTAGGCTCGTCTTCTCAAGTGGCGTCAGATGAAATATTTCTTGCACCTGA GGTGAGAGAGTTCCGACAATTTTCTGAGAAGAGCGATGTGTATAGCTTTGGTGTATTTTTGTTGGAATTGTTGAGTGGGAAGGAAGCAACAGAATCACCCTCTATAAACACAAGTCAAAATCTGGTCGAATCG GTGCTAAGTAATCAAGACAGTAGCACGATGTCTGCGATCATTGATCAAAGAATGGAAAGTAGATTTACAGCTGAAGGAATGGAAAGCTACATTCTACTGTTAATAAAATGTTTGGATCCTTCAAGTGAAAGAAGACCTTCCATGAGCTACGTCGAAATGGAACTCGACCGAATCCTCGAAAAAGAGATGAACTTAACAACAATGATGGGTGAAGGAACACCAACAGTAACTCTTGGAAGTCAATTATTCAAatcaactaaataa
- the LOC131609852 gene encoding putative serine/threonine-protein kinase isoform X1, which translates to MSSSLAAIIGGAAGAAALVGISIILLWFCLFRQTSVSRTSETGSSDPSQVGRHGGIELQMRDTRRFAMDELSHATKNFTDKNLIGEGKFGEVYKGLLQDGMLVAIKKRRGVTSQEFVDEVRYLSSIQHRNLVTLIGYCQENNLQFLIYEYVPNGSVSSHLYGASQQPRERLEFKHRLSIAQGAAKGLAHLHSLSPRLVHKNFKTSNVLVDENFISKVADAGLRNFLGRVEIVGSSSQVASDEIFLAPEVREFRQFSEKSDVYSFGVFLLELLSGKEATESPSINTSQNLVESVLSNQDSSTMSAIIDQRMESRFTAEGMESYILLLIKCLDPSSERRPSMSYVEMELDRILEKEMNLTTMMGEGTPTVTLGSQLFKSTK; encoded by the exons ATGTCAAGTTCTCTTGCAGCAATAATAGGAGGAGCTGCAGGAGCCGCGGCATTGGTAGGGATATCTATAATACTTTTATGGTTTTGTTTGTTTCGTCAAACGAGCGTTTCTAGAACTTCAGAGACAGGATCCTCTGATCCTTCACAGG TGGGAAGACATGGTGGAATTGAGTTGCAAATGCGAGATACTAGGCGTTTTGCGATGGATGAACTCTCTCACGCGACAAAGAATTTCACTGACAAAAATTTGATTGGAGAAGGGAAATTCGGTGAGGTTTACAAAGGCTTACTTCAAGATGGGATGCTTGTAGCTATCAAGAAGCGCCGCGGTGTCACTAGTCAGGAATTCGTTGATGAG GTACGCTATCTTTCATCTATTCAACATCGGAATCTAGTTACTCTTATTGGATATTGCCAAGAAAACAATCTACAGTTTCTTATATACGAATACGTGCCTAATGGAAGCGTCTCCAGTCACTTGTATG GCGCTAGTCAACAACCACGAGAGAGGCTAGAATTCAAGCATAGACTCTCAATAGCTCAAGGTGCAGCTAAAG GTTTGGCTCATCTTCATTCTTTGAGTCCGCGTTTGGTGCATAAGAATTTCAAAACATCTAATGTTCTTGTCGATGAAAACTTCATTTCTAAGGTCGCGGATGCAGGGCTTCGTAATTTTCTAGGGAGAGTTGAAATTGTAGGCTCGTCTTCTCAAGTGGCGTCAGATGAAATATTTCTTGCACCTGA GGTGAGAGAGTTCCGACAATTTTCTGAGAAGAGCGATGTGTATAGCTTTGGTGTATTTTTGTTGGAATTGTTGAGTGGGAAGGAAGCAACAGAATCACCCTCTATAAACACAAGTCAAAATCTGGTCGAATCG GTGCTAAGTAATCAAGACAGTAGCACGATGTCTGCGATCATTGATCAAAGAATGGAAAGTAGATTTACAGCTGAAGGAATGGAAAGCTACATTCTACTGTTAATAAAATGTTTGGATCCTTCAAGTGAAAGAAGACCTTCCATGAGCTACGTCGAAATGGAACTCGACCGAATCCTCGAAAAAGAGATGAACTTAACAACAATGATGGGTGAAGGAACACCAACAGTAACTCTTGGAAGTCAATTATTCAAatcaactaaataa